The following proteins are co-located in the Hydrogenophaga sp. RAC07 genome:
- a CDS encoding Bug family tripartite tricarboxylate transporter substrate binding protein, whose translation MTLSRPSPVRRALLAAGLVCTLGLAQAQTTTRILVGFPPGGGTDAIARILGERLKEELGHAVIVENKPGAGGQIAAQALKASVADGNTLFLSHDHSITILPMVMKAPGYEPAKDFVPVAGFATFVNAFAVSGGTPATGFKAYVDGVKAAGGKGTVGIPAPASVPQFLVQVIAKQNGLDLVAAPYRGSAPMMADMLGNQIPAGVASIPDFIENHKAGKLRVVAVMGTQRQAAMPEVPTFAELGLKGFEDVPYYGLFAPAGTPKATLDRIAQAVQKAIAQPDVRDKLTAMGLSVGFMTGEQLGAREQAYGKVWAKIIQDSGFQPQ comes from the coding sequence TGTGCACCCTGGGCCTGGCCCAGGCGCAGACCACCACCCGCATCCTCGTGGGCTTCCCGCCCGGTGGCGGCACCGACGCGATCGCGCGCATCCTGGGCGAAAGGCTCAAGGAAGAGCTGGGTCATGCCGTCATCGTGGAGAACAAACCCGGCGCGGGTGGGCAGATCGCTGCACAGGCGCTCAAGGCCTCGGTGGCTGATGGCAACACCCTGTTCCTGAGCCACGACCACAGCATCACCATCCTGCCCATGGTGATGAAGGCCCCGGGCTACGAGCCGGCCAAGGACTTCGTGCCGGTGGCCGGATTCGCCACCTTTGTGAACGCGTTCGCGGTGTCCGGCGGCACGCCCGCCACCGGCTTCAAGGCCTATGTGGACGGTGTGAAGGCCGCCGGCGGCAAAGGCACGGTGGGCATTCCCGCGCCGGCCTCGGTGCCGCAGTTCCTGGTGCAGGTGATCGCGAAGCAGAACGGCCTGGACCTGGTGGCCGCACCCTACCGTGGCAGTGCACCCATGATGGCCGACATGCTGGGCAACCAGATCCCGGCCGGTGTGGCCTCCATTCCCGACTTCATTGAAAACCACAAGGCCGGCAAGCTGCGCGTGGTGGCCGTCATGGGCACCCAGCGCCAGGCAGCCATGCCCGAGGTGCCCACCTTTGCCGAACTCGGCCTCAAGGGCTTTGAAGACGTGCCGTACTACGGGCTGTTCGCCCCGGCCGGCACACCCAAGGCCACGCTGGACCGCATCGCGCAGGCGGTGCAGAAGGCCATTGCCCAGCCCGATGTGCGCGACAAGCTCACCGCCATGGGCCTGAGCGTGGGTTTCATGACCGGCGAGCAGCTGGGTGCGCGCGAACAGGCTTATGGCAAGGTCTGGGCGAAGATCATCCAGGACAGTGGGTTCCAACCACAATGA